A single genomic interval of Shewanella psychropiezotolerans harbors:
- the elbB gene encoding isoprenoid biosynthesis glyoxalase ElbB, which produces MNKIAVLLSGSGVFDGSEIHESVLAMLALSKLGVDYQCFAPNILQMHVVNHFSGEVESNQIRNVLVESARIARGEIKVTEELELNEFDALIIPGGFGAAKNLCNFATNGSDCVIAPEIISFIGQFATSNKPVGFICIAPIMIPLLYGEGAIGTIGYDSETAQAFNLMGGQHQEAAVQDIIVDEINKVVSTPAYMLAGNIAEASLGIEKLVKKVVEMV; this is translated from the coding sequence ATGAACAAAATAGCAGTCTTATTGAGTGGTTCGGGTGTATTCGATGGTAGTGAGATACATGAATCGGTTTTAGCTATGTTAGCGCTTTCAAAGCTGGGCGTGGATTACCAGTGTTTTGCGCCCAATATTTTACAGATGCATGTGGTTAATCATTTCTCTGGAGAGGTGGAATCGAACCAAATCAGAAATGTTTTAGTTGAATCGGCTCGTATTGCCAGAGGTGAAATAAAGGTGACCGAAGAGCTTGAACTCAATGAGTTTGATGCTTTGATCATTCCTGGTGGTTTCGGGGCCGCGAAAAATTTATGCAATTTTGCCACTAATGGTAGTGATTGCGTTATTGCGCCGGAAATCATAAGTTTTATCGGCCAGTTTGCCACTAGTAACAAGCCTGTTGGCTTTATCTGTATTGCACCGATAATGATCCCTCTTTTATATGGCGAAGGTGCCATAGGCACTATAGGTTATGACAGCGAGACTGCACAAGCTTTCAACTTGATGGGGGGACAGCATCAGGAGGCCGCAGTTCAGGACATCATAGTCGATGAGATAAACAAGGTGGTGAGTACCCCTGCCTATATGCTGGCGGGTAATATCGCCGAAGCGAGCCTTGGTATCGAGAAGCTAGTGAAGAAAGTGGTTGAGATGGTATAA